A window of the Helianthus annuus cultivar XRQ/B chromosome 4, HanXRQr2.0-SUNRISE, whole genome shotgun sequence genome harbors these coding sequences:
- the LOC110935929 gene encoding uncharacterized protein LOC110935929 isoform X1, translated as MLQVLPNDKLDFLDAPVPFIVGVKSKTAKVQSKSGNVIYVDVKNNQVKSLSIPHFPQYKELYAALTPYHAQLVGESYLGFYGKRDRFLNAQMCRSSAPPFNSSDTRSTWSYKGATRESKSGRHGSTAWIKATRLYSHLRLMFST; from the exons ATGCTTCAG GTCTTGCCCAATGACAAGCTAGATTTCTTGGATGCACCTGTTCCTTTTATA GTTGGTGTGAAGAGCAAAACTGCCAAAGTACAATCCAAGTCGGGAAACGTTATATATGTTGATGTTAAGAATAACCAG GTCAAATCATTGTCAATACCACATTTCCCTCAGTACAAAGAGTTATATGCAGCCTTAACTCCTTATCATGCTCAACTGGTCGGAGAAAGTTATTTAGGATTTTACGGAAAAAGAGACCGGTTTCTGAATGCACAGATGTGCAG GTCATCGGCACCACCATTTAACTCAAGTGACACCAGATCAACATGGAGCTACAAGGGTGCCACCAGGGAATCAAAGAGTGGCCGGCATGGTTCAACTGCCTGGATCAAGGCTACCAGACTGTACTCACACTTGCGGCTCATGTTCTCGACGTGA
- the LOC110935929 gene encoding uncharacterized protein LOC110935929 isoform X2 produces the protein MLQVGVKSKTAKVQSKSGNVIYVDVKNNQVKSLSIPHFPQYKELYAALTPYHAQLVGESYLGFYGKRDRFLNAQMCRSSAPPFNSSDTRSTWSYKGATRESKSGRHGSTAWIKATRLYSHLRLMFST, from the exons ATGCTTCAG GTTGGTGTGAAGAGCAAAACTGCCAAAGTACAATCCAAGTCGGGAAACGTTATATATGTTGATGTTAAGAATAACCAG GTCAAATCATTGTCAATACCACATTTCCCTCAGTACAAAGAGTTATATGCAGCCTTAACTCCTTATCATGCTCAACTGGTCGGAGAAAGTTATTTAGGATTTTACGGAAAAAGAGACCGGTTTCTGAATGCACAGATGTGCAG GTCATCGGCACCACCATTTAACTCAAGTGACACCAGATCAACATGGAGCTACAAGGGTGCCACCAGGGAATCAAAGAGTGGCCGGCATGGTTCAACTGCCTGGATCAAGGCTACCAGACTGTACTCACACTTGCGGCTCATGTTCTCGACGTGA
- the LOC110933051 gene encoding uncharacterized protein LOC110933051, with translation MENVRGWMYLPRRLPEFEAGVIEFLNASFAKAAKGFQILCPCKRCINRYWYRRDEVFDHLKGHGFVEDYYVWVFHGETPSQTRIHTGIDDIGDGMHDNFNELLHDRFRDTVMETSTVQGGSNEDAKKFYKLVEDGKQELFPGCKSFSKLSFIVRLLLYKTLHGLSNLAFDDLLQLLQEMIPEAKLPASFTQARKIIRDLGLDYNKIPACPNDCMLYWKDDEHAEVCRICHTSKWKQPNEHYSEDSKASSKVPAKVVWHFPLKPRLQRLFMCSETAKHMTWHDEGLPKDGNIRHPADGQSWKEFDSLYPNFAKETRNVRLGLSSDGFNPFGTMSSTHSTWPVVLINYNMPPWMSLKPEYFILSLLIPGPESPGNNIDVFLQPLVEELKELWNNGLETYDKSKDEIFKMYATLMWTISDFPGYSMLSGWKTKGKFACPCCNYETSSLYLKHSRKTCYMDHRRFLDAQHPWRRNKSAFNGHIEERLSPTPLLGVNALNGLCGFKNLFGKTQKKNNDNTCPWKKRSIFFELPYWQFNKCRHNLDVMHIEKNICDNVIGTLLDISGKSKDHPKARFDILELGIKERLQCFSMSSKEKVNFCRVLKETKLPYGCASNIARCVHSSEKKFSGYKSHDAHIVLHYLLEVAVRKSLPKHVAVPLRRLGAFFRSLCSKVIKPEELEKLQLDIAQTLCEFEKIFLPSFFDIMVHLPIHLVNEVRLGGPVQYRWMFFMERYLCKLKSYVRNKSHPKGSIAEGYLIDECLNFCSRYMHGLNASHGKGAENGDDFEEENNLDDPVFVNGGHPLGGEKRRQGKVFTLDVQLREQAHRYALFNSDCAEVDVYINEHEAYIKSQPRQSRWAQAQNHSHDFASWFKDKELHLHYANGYKFYPKSRDVNCKTQNSGVSVTTLTPSFASSRDKNPAVGNVDYYGRILDIIELDYWSKFRVVLFHCEWYQVEKDDYGLTCVNLNKLCYSDDPFVMPSQVKQVFYVPDPIVDGLHYVVNTVPRDVYDFDEEHSETNGSTYWCEPNEDMLGSLAQASELETRVSREDIPPLMVDASTELAATTFEHENGDDSDYDDTLWDWMHPDLKLYLLSTF, from the exons ATGGAAAATGTTAGAGGTTGGATGTATTTACCTAGACGGTTACCTGAATTTGAAGCCGGAGTTATAGAATTTCTTAATGCTTCATTTGCTAAGGCGGCAAAAGGATTTCAAATCTTATGTCCTTGCAAACGATGTATAAACCGTTATTGGTATCGAAGAGATGAAGTATTTGATCACTTGAAAGGACACGGATTTGTAGAAGACTACTATGTATGGGTTTTTCATGGAGAAACTCCTTCACAAACAAGGATTCATACCGGCATAGATGATATTGGAGATGGTATGCATGACAATTTTAATGAATTATTGCATGATAGGTTTAGAGACACTGTAATGGAAACAAGTACGGTACAAGGAGGTTCAAATGAAGACGCCAAAAAGTTCTATAAGCTGGTAGAAGATGGAAAGCAAGAGTTGTTTCCTGGATGTAAAAGTTTTTCGAAACTATCTTTCATTGTCAGACTTCTTCTCTATAAGACCCTTCATGGGCTTAGTAATTTGGCATTTGATGATCTTCTTCAACTTTTACAAGAGATGATTCCAGAGGCAAAGCTTCCAGCTAGTTTTACTCAAGCTAGAAAAATCATAAGGGATTTAGGGCTTGATTATAATAAGATTCCTGCATGTCCTAATGATTGTATGCTTTACTGGAAAGATGATGAGCATGCTGAAGTGTGCCGCATTTGCCATACCTCTAAGTGGAAACAACCGAACGAGCATTATAGTGAAGATTCTAAGGCATCTTCAAAAGTTCCAGCCAAAGTGGTGTGGCATTTTCCTTTAAAACCGAGGTTACAAAGACTTTTCATGTGTTCTGAAACAGCAAAACATATGACTTGGCATGATGAAGGACTTCCTAAAGATGGAAATATACGACATCCTGCTGATGGACAAAGCTGGAAGGAATTTGATTCTTTGTATCCAAATTTTGCAAAGGAAACTAGAAATGTGAGGTTAGGGTTGTCAAGTGATGGATTTAATCCATTCGGAACAATGAGCAGTACTCATAGCACTTGGCCTGTGGTGTTGATCAACTACAATATGCCTCCATGGATGTCATTGAAACCAGAATACTTTATATTGTCTTTGTTAATTCCTGGACCTGAATCTCCAGGTAATAACATAGATGTTTTTTTACAACCTTTAGTTGAGGAACTCAAAGAATTATGGAATAATGGGTTAGAGACTTATGACAAATCTAAAGATGAGATCTTTAAAATGTATGCAACATTAATGTGGACAATTAGTGATTTTCCAGGTTACTCAATGTTGTCGGGGTGGAAAACAAAGGGAAAATTTGCATGTCCATGTTGTAATTACGAGACTAGCTCACTTTACTTGAAACATAGTAGGAAAACATGCTATATGGATCACCGAAGATTTTTGGATGCTCAACATCCATGGCGACGTAATAAGAGTGCTTTCAATGGGCATATTGAGGAGAGGCTTTCTCCAACACCTCTATTAGGTGTTAATGCTTTGAATGGCTTGTGTGGCTTTAAAAATCTATTTGGAAAGACACAAAAGAAGAACAATGACAACACTTGCCCATGGAAGAAAAGGTCAATATTTTTTGAACTGCCATACTGGCAATTCAATAAATGTCGACATAATCTTGACGTGATGCACATTGAAAAAAATATATGTGATAATGTGATAGGGACTTTGTTGGATATTAGTGGGAAGTCAAAAGATCACCCAAAAGCTCGATTTGATATCTTGGAACTCGGCATCAAAGAAAGGCTTCAGTGTTTTTCAATGTCTTCAAAGGAGAAAGTTAATTTTTGTCGTGTTCTTAAGGAAACAAAATTACCTTATGGGTGTGCGTCTAATATTGCCCGTTGTGTTCATTCTTCAGAAAAGAAATTCTCGGGTTACAAGAGTCATGATGCGCACATCGTTTTGCATTACTTGCTTGAAGTTGCTGTCAGAAAATCATTACCAAAACATGTTGCTGTCCCTTTGAGGAGGTTAGGTGCCTTTTTTCGGAGCTTGTGTAGCAAGGTAATTAAGCCTGAGGAGCTTGAAAAATTACAATTAGACATTGCACAAACATTGTGTGAATTTGAGAAAATATTCTTGCCATCTTTTTTTGACATAATGGTTCATTTGCCCATCCACTTAGTAAATGAAGTTAGGCTTGGAGGACCTGTTCAATATAGATGGATGTTTTTTATGGAGAGATACTTATGCAAGTTGAAGTCATATGTGCGGAACAAGAGCCACCCCAAGGGATCCATAGCAGAAGGGTATTTGATTGATGAATGTCTGAATTTTTGTTCACGTTATATGCATGGATTAAATGCAAGTCATGGTAAGGGGGCAGAAAATGGCGATGATTTTGAGGAAGAAAATAATTTGGATGATCCAGTATTTGTGAATGGTGGCCATCCTTTGGGAGGTGAAAAGCGAAGGCAGGGCAAAGTTTTCACTTTAGACGTTCAGTTAAGGGAACAAGCACATCGTTATGCCTTATTCAATTCTGATTGTGCAGAAGTTGATGTTTATATCAA TGAGCATGAAGCTTATATTAAAAGTCAACCCCGACAAAGTAGATGGGCACAAGCACAAAACCATAGTCACGACTTTGCCAGTTGGTTCAAAGACAAA gaactgcacttacattATGCCAATGGATATAAGTTTTATCCCAAATCAAGAGATGTTAACTGTAAAACTCAAAATAGCGGTGTTTCAGTTACAACTTTAACTCCTAGCTTTGCAAGTTCTCGGGACAAAAATCCAGCGGTTGGGAATGTTGACTACTATGGTAGAATTTTAGACATAATTGAACTTGACTATTGGTCAAAGTTTAGAGTTGTATTGTTTCATTGTGAGTGGTACCAAGTTGAGAAAGATGATTACGGCTTAACATGCGTTAATTTGAATAAGCTTTGCTATTCTGATGATCCTTTTGTCATGCCTTCACAAGTGAAACAGGTGTTCTATGTACCAGACCCTATAGTCGATGGTTTGCATTATGTTGTAAATACGGTTCCAAGGGATGTATATGACTTCGATGAAGAACACAGTGAAACTAATGGTAGCACTTACTGGTGTGAGCCTAATGAAGATATGTTAGGTTCTCTTGCACAAGCTAGTGAGCTAGAGACTCGTGTGTCAAGAGAAGATATTCCTCCTCTTATGGTTGACGCAAGTACAGAATTAGCTGCTACAACTTTTGAACATGAGAATGGTGATGATTCTGATTATGATGATACATTATGGGATTGGATGCATCCGGACTTAAAATTATATCTTTTGAGCACATTCTGA